In the Streptomyces sp. SJL17-4 genome, CGGTCGTCGTCGACCAGGTCGGGGCGCACTCCATCCGCTACCGGGCGAGCGACAAGGCGGGCAACACGGCCGCGGAGAAGACCGCCGCGTTCACGGTCGTCGCCCGGCCCACCGACGACACGACGGCGCCGGAGACCTCGGCGACCGTCTCGGGCGAGCGGGACGACCAGGGCCGCTACCTCGACATGGCCACGGTGACGGTCACCGCGTCCGACACCGGTTCGGGCGTCAACACCATCGAGTACGCGCTCGGCGACGGCGCCTGGCAGCCGTACACCGCTCCGGTGATGGTGCACCAGGCGGGCGAGCACACCGTCCGCTACCGGGCGAGCGACAAGGCGGGGAACACCGCCGCGGTGAAGTCGGTCGCCTTCACGGTCGTCACCCAGCCCGATCCCGACACCACCGCCCCCGAGGCCGCCGCCTCGGTCGCGGGCGTGCGCAACTCCGACGGCGCGTACATCACCAGCGCCACGGTCACGCTGTCGGCGTTCGACGCGGACTCGGGCGTCGAGCGGATCGAGTACTCGCTCGACGGCGGCCCGTACCTCGCGTACACCACCCCGGTGATCGTCGACCGCGTCGGCCACCACACGGTGCTGTACCGGGCGACGGACAAGGCGGGCAACACCTCCACGGCCCGGACCACGGCCTTCACGGTCGCCGAGGGCGGCGGGGTGCCCGCGCCCGACTGTCCCGAGTTCGACGAGCGGCTGACGGTCATCGTCGGGACAGTCGACACCGGCGTGCCGAACCGGATGACGAACAGCCGCTGCACCGTCAACGAACTCATCGAGGACGAGAAGGACTGGTCCTCGCACGCGCTGTTCCTCAAGCACGTCGACACGGTGATCGACCGGCTGCTCGCCGAGGGCGTCATCGACGCCCGCGAGCACCGGAAGATCTACCGCGCGGCCAAGCAGTCGGGCATCGGCAGGCCGGGTCAGACCGAGGGGTACCGCGACCTGTTCGACGGCACCGCGGCGAGCTTCTCGAAGTGGCAGCACGTCGGCGGCGGAAAGTTCGGGCTGACCGAGGACGGCGCCATGACCAGCAGCACCACGGTGCCGGGCATGGGCATGCTGTGGTTCCCGCAGCGGCAGTACGGCGACTTCTCGCTCAAGCTCCAGTGGCGCGACGACGCCCCCGGCGCCGGCAACGCCAACGGCGGGGTCTTCGTGCGCTTCCCGTACGTCCACGACAACCCCGAGGAGAGCCGTCCGGAGTGGGTCGCCATCAAGTACGGCCATGAGATCCAGGTCCTCGACCGGCCCGACGGCGACATGTACAAGACGGGCTCGCTCTACGGCTTCGACCGCGTCGGCCTCGCCGGCGCCGGGGTGACGCCCAAGGGCACCTGGAACGACTACGAGATCCGGGTGGAGGGGCAGCACTACTCGGTCTTCCGCAACGGCAGGCTGATCAACGAGTTCGACAACACCGGTGGTCAGGTCTTCCAGCCGCCGCGTGGCGACGACCCGGGCACGGACGGCCGGCGGTACGCCTCCGGCTACGTCGGGCTCCAGGTCCACGGCACGACCGACGTCATCTCCTACCGCAACATCCGGGTGAAGGAGCTGTAGACGACCGTGAAGGGCCCCTCTCCCCCGGCGGGAGAGGGGCCCTTTCGGCTCGTCTCACGTGGGCAGGTTCTGCTCCGCCCACACCACCTTGCCGGAGACCGTGCGGCAGGAGCCCCATCGGCGGCACAGCATGTTGATCAGCTGGAGGCCCCGGCCGCCCTCGTCGCTGAGGTCCGCGTGCTGGATCTGGGGCAGGTCGGGGCCCGTGTCCGAGACCTCCACGACGAGGCGTTCCCCGCGGAGCAGCCGGAGGCGGCCCGGACCGTTGCCGTAGCGCAGGGCGTTGCCCACGAGCTCCGAGACGACGAGTTCGCAGACGTCGGCGAGCTCCGCCAGGTCCCAGGCGTCGAGCTGGTCGGTGACCAGGCGCCGGGCGACGGACGCGGCCCGTCCCTCCTGCGGCAGCTGCCACTCGCACAGCTCGTCCGGGGTGCCCGCCGCGGTCGTCGCGACGAGGAGCACGGCCTCGTCGAAGCGGCTGGCGTCGGTGGGAGCGCAGTCGGTGAGTCCGCCGTGTTCGAGGGCCTCGGGGGTGAGGCCGCGGGCCGCCGACCGCAGCCGCTCCAGCTGGTGGTCGAGGTCCGCGTGCCGGGACTTCACGAGGCCGTCGGTGTACATGACCAGATGGCCGCCCGCCGGGGCCTTCACACGGATCGGGTCGTACGGGATCACTCCCGCGCCGAGCGGCGCGCCGATCGGTACGTCCACGAACACGGCGGAGCCGTCGCCGTCGACGAGCAGCGGGGGCAGATGACCGGCGCTGGCCAGGGTGTAGGTGGAGTCGGCCGGGTCGTGGACCGCGCAGAGGAAGGTGGCGACCTGCTCGTCCTCCAGGTCACGGGTGGCGAGGTCGAGCCGGGCGAGGACGCGCTCCGGTGCCATGTCGAGGGTCATGAGGGTACGGGCGACGGCCCGCAGGCGGCCCATGGTGGCGGCGGCGGGCAGTCCGTGGCCCATGACGTCGCCCACCATCAGGGCCGTACGTCCGCCGGGGAGGGCCATCACGTCGTACCAGTCGCCGCCCACTCCGTGGTGGGCCGTGGACGGCGTGTACTCGGCGTTGACGCGCAGCCCCGGGGTCACCGGGGTCGCACGGGGCAGCAGGCTGCGCTGCAGGGAGACGACGTGCTCGCGCTCGCGTCCGTACAGCCGGGCGTTGTCGATGTAGACGGCGGCCTGGGAGGCCAGCTGCTCGGCCAGCGCGAGGTCCGTGGTGGAGAACGGGGGCGTTCCGGGACCGCGTACGAAGTCGGCGCTGCCGAGCAGGAGCCCGCGGGCGATCAGCGGCACCGCGAGATAGCTGTGGACTCCGGCGGCACGCATCTTCGCGGCGGCGCTCTCCGTCGGCGCGACCCTGTTGAAGTCGTCGTTCCGCATGCGGCTCACCAGGACGGGCCTGCCCTGCCGCAGGCAGTACCGGTGGAGGAGGGTCTCGTGGGTCTTCTCGGTCCGGACGAAGGTCTCGCCGACCGGGGTGGGCTCCAGGGAGGCCAGCTCGTCGACGACGCTCAGCGCGGTGGCCCGCAGCAGCGGGACGCCCGTCCCCGTCCAGCGCGAGCCCTCGCCGCCCCTCAGGACGCTCTCCAGGATGTCGACGGCGGCCCCGTCGGCCAAGGTGGGCACCATGAACTCGGCCAGCTCCTGAGCGGTGCGCTCCAGGTCGAGGGTGGTGCCGATCCTGGAGCCCGCGGAGTTCAGCCAGGCGAGCCGGCCGCGTGTGGTGACGCGGTCGAGGGGGACGTCGCCGTCGCTGCGGCCGAGCCGTCCGCGGGCGCCGGCCGCGCGGAGGACAGAGGCGCCCCTTCCGGCCGAGGCACGGCGGGCAAGGCGCCGCCTCCCGTTGCCATCGTTCACTCTTTCGGCCTCCAGACAGAAACTCGTCCGCTGTTGGTGCACATCATGCACCTGCCTCCCCCTCCTGGCCGATCAGGGCGACACCTCCCGTCACTGTCTTGTGGCGCAAGACAGTGACCGACTATCATGCACCGCATGACAAAGGAGCTGCCGACAGCCGGTGACCAGCGGCGCAGTCAGCTTCTGCGCGGTGTGCTCGACCTGTGCCTGCTCTCACTGATCGCCGAACGGCCTCGGTACGGCTACGAGTTCATCGAGGCGCTCACGGAGAGCGGGCTCGAACTCGTCGGCGAGGGCAGCATCTACCCGTTGCTGGCCAGGATGGAGCGGGCGGGGCTCGTCGAGCCGTTCCGCGCCCCGTCGTCCAGCGGCGGGGCGCCGCGCAAGTACTACCGACTGTCCGAGGCCGGCCGAACCGAGCTGGAGCACGGCCGGGCCGTGTGGCAGGGGTTCACCGCCCAGGCCGACCGGATCCTCACACGAACGACCCACGGGGGAACGACACCATGACCAACGAGCACGTACTCGCGGTCTGCCGCAGCAACTGGGAGTACCGGGGCGTCGACGACGCGTCCGTACGCGAGATGCTCGCCGAGCTCACCGCCCATCTGGAGGACGCCGCGGCGGCCGGACGCACTCCGCAGGACGTCGTCGGCCAGGACGTGAAGGCCTTCGCCGCGTCCTGGGCCAGGGCGCGGATGCCGCTACACCGGCGGGTCCTCAGGATGGCGGCGCTGGTTCCGCTCGTCGTGGGCACGCTGCTGCTGATGTCGCACCTCGTCCACTGGACGACGGTCGTGGACATCGACGCCGGGCGGCTCGCCTTCTGGCTGAGCATCGGCACCGTGACCGTGGTCCTCGAACTGCGACGGGGCACCCTCGGCTTCGGCAAGGGATGGATCGTGGCGCTTGTCGTCGGACTGCCGGTCCTCTTCCTGACGCAGAAGCTGGCCGGCGAGGAGACACTGTTCCTGCTGCCCTTGTGGGGCACCGCCCTGCTGACGCTGCCGGGCATCGCGTACCTCGTCGCCGAACGGCGTCGGCGCGCCCCGCGCCCCGTGGCGTCCTGAGCCGGCCGCGGTCTCACCCGCACGGCCCGGCAGGGATGCCCGTCCGTCCCGGAGCGTGAACGCTGGGGGCACGGACCGGGCCGAGAGGCGGGACACGGGATGAGCCAGGACGGCAGGGGCGGGACGCGGACGACGGGATCCGGTGCGGGTGCCGCCGCGCGGCTCCTGGCCCGGCTCGCGGTGCTCGCGGCGGTCGGTTCCCTGGTCGTGCTGGGGCTCGCGGTCGGCGACGGCGGCCTCGTGGTCGTCCTGGCCGGCCTGCTGGGGCTCATCGTCTGCGCCGCGGGCGTGTGGTGGTTCCTGGCCCACCGCGGAGCGGTCCGCCTGCTCGGGGCGCTCGTCGCGGTCGCCGCGCCGGTCGGCGTCGTGGTGCTCTTCGCCCATGGCGGTCTCTGGCGCACGGCGCTGGTCCTTGTCCTGTGCTGGGCCCTCGCACTGGCCTGCGCGCGGGCCGCGCTGCGCAGGGCCCGCCCCCGCCGGAAGCGCCACGCGCACCCGGCCCCCCGGCCCCAGCGGGCGTTCCTCATCATGAATCCGAAGTCGGGCGGCGGGAAGGTCGGCCGCTTCGATCTTGTCGACCGGGCGGAGGCCCTGGGCGCCCGGGTGACCGTGCTCGATCCCTCCGCCCCGGCCGACGTGGCCGCCCTGGCCCGCGAGGCGGTGGCCGAGGGCGCGGACCTGCTCGGCGTCGCCGGCGGCGACGGCACGCAGGCCCTGGTCGCGGCGGTCGCCGCCGAACACGATCTGCCGTTCCTCGTCATCTCGGCCGGCACCCGCAACCACTTCGCGATGGACCTCGGCCTCGACCGTTCCGACCCGGCCCGCTGCCTCGACGCGCTCACCAACGGCGAGGAGCTGCGGATCGACCTCGGCGACGTCGACGGCCGGGCCTTCGTCAACACCGTGTCCTTCGGCGTCTACGCCGATGTCGTCCAGCGCCCCGAATACCGCGACGACAAGGCGGGCACGGCCCTGACCCTGATGCCGGACCTGCTGGTCGGCGAAGGGGTGCGCCGGCTCGACGCGCGGATCGACGACACGACGGTGGCGTCCCAGCAGGCGCTCCTGGTCAGCAACAACGCGTACGCCTCGCCCGACGTGCTGAGCAGCGCCGGCCGCCGGGCCAGCCTCGACGACGGCGAGCTGGGCGTGCTGGGGATCCGGGTGGAGGGCGCGGCCGAGGCCGCGGACCTCGCCGTGCGCGGTTCGCAGTCCACCGGGCTGACCGTCACGACCGCCCGCCGGGTCGAGGTGACCGCCTCCGTGACGGACGAAGCCGACACGAGCGGCTCCGGTACGGGCGGCTCGGGCGCAGGCGGCTCGGGCGCAGGCGGCTCCGGCACGGGCGGCTCGGGCGCAGGCGGCTCCGGTACGGGCGGCTCCCGGGCGGACGAGATCCCCGTGGCGGTCGACGGTGAGGCCCTGCGCATGACCACGCCGGTCGTCTGCACGCTGCGCCCGCGCGCACTGCGGGTCCTGGTGCCGCGCGACCGCCCCGGCGTCGTCGCCCCCGCCCCGCCCGTGGACTGGCGACGGCTCGTCGACCTGGCCTTCGGCCGTCCCGTACCGGTCACCCGGAGACGGAACGGCTGAAGCGGGCCCGACGCCGGGCCGCCGGGGGGCGCGGTGGGGCGGCGAACCCCCTGTCTCTCCGGACCGGGACGGCCCGCGACAATGGCACCCCCGGGCCGTTCCACGGACGTACGTGGTCGTGGCCCGGCCGAGCGGAGAGACGAAGGACGATGACGCTGACAGTGGGCCTGCGCGTACAGCTGGCGGTGGAACTCGCCCTGACGGGGCAGGTCGCCCCGGCCGAGGAATCCCCGACGGAACCGGCCGCCGCCGTGGGATTCCTGGCCCTGGCGGTGGGCACCCGGGGCACCGTCGAAGAGGTGAACGACGACCGCCAGGAGAGCAAGGAGGTCCGCGAGTACGCGCGGCTCAAGTCACTCCTCGACGACTTCGGCCACCAGATGCCGCCGGGGAGCAGGGCGCAGCTGGAGGAGCAGGTCGGCGCCCTGGAACCGGCGTGGATCGCGTACCAGGAGGCGGAGATCCCGGTGAGGGTCCGCGTCCGGCTCGACAACGGATTCGTCCTCCGCGACACGGCCGGGGACGTCTTCGTCGCCCTCTGACGCCCTCGTGCCCCGCCGCCTGACGCCTACGCTCGTCCCGGCCGGCTCCCGTGCGTCACGGCGACCGACCCGATCACGGCCCCTTCTCCGGCACCGGTCGCCGGATCAGATACGCGGCGGCGGAGGCGACGAGCACCAGCATGCAGGCGATGAACACCAGCCCCGCCCCCTCCAGGCCGAGCGGATCGGCCAGCAGTCCCACGCCGATCACCGGAATCGAGATGCCGGTGTACGCGACCACGAACAGGGTCGAGATCACCGCGGCGCGCCGGTCCGGCGGCGCCGCGGCGGCGACGGATGCCAGGGCGGCACGGAAGGCGAGGCCCTGTCCCACCCCGCCGACCACCGCGGACAGGACGACCAGCGCCAGGACGTCCGTGTACAGCGCCGCCCCGAGGAGGACGAGACCTGCGAAGAGCACCACGCAGCCCAGCGGCAGCGAGCGCGCCACCCCGACGCGGTCGACGGCGAGTTGCCCGGCGGTGGAGGCGAAGAAGGCGAGTGCCACCACCAGGCCGCTCACGGCGTGATTGTCGACGTGCAGGTAGCGGGCGAGGAACGCGGGGCTCACCGAGGTGAACACCCCGAAGAGGGCGAACCCCACGAACGAAGCGATCGCCGCCGGCACGAACACCGCCCGCACCTGCGGTGGCAGCGCGGGCCGCTGCGGCCGTACCGCGGCCGGTCCACGCCGTTCCCGTACGGTCTCGGGGAGCCACAGCAGGACGCCGACGGAGACCGCCACCAGGCCGAGGTGCACCGCGAACGGCAGGACCAGGGGATCGGGGGCGTACTCCGCGAGCAGTCCGGCGAGCAGCGGCCCGCAGCCGAGCCCGCCCATATTGGCGGCCGTGGCCACGAGCGTCGCCCGGGACCCACCACCGGGCGGGGCGAGCTCCATGACGTACGCGGTGGCGGCGCCGGTGAAGAGACCGGCCGACAGACCGGAGAGGAGCCGACCCGCGTACAGCCAGCCCAGGGAGTCGGCGAGCAGGAAACACACCGCGCTCGCTGCCGCGAATCCCAGGCCGCAGAGCAGGGTCGGCCGTCGGCCGACCGTGTCGGAGGCATTGCCCGCCAGGAGGAGCACGCCGATGACCCCGAAGGCGTACACGGCGTAGACGACGGTCACCGTCAGTTCGGAGAACCCGAACTCCTCCTGGTAGAGGGGGTAGAGCGGGGTCGGCAGCGTGGTGCCGGCCATGCACACGACGAACACGGCCCCGGCGAGCAGGCACTGCAGCCAGCCCCGGCGGTCACCTTCCCTGCCACGGGCAGCCTCCATGCCACGATCGTCTGCCACACCATGATCGCGTTCCACGCCCCGGTCGCCTTCCATGCAGCGGACCGTATCCCCGTCCGCCGCCGACCGAGGGGCACGAACTGCGGCAATCGCGTGGACGTCACCCGGTCGACGAGGCCGCGCGCGGCACGGCTCGCGGGAGGACGGGGGTCTCCGCCTGGATCCCGGTCGTCGGAGGCAGACGCATCCGCCCGTCGGCGGCCGCCGCGCCCGCCGTCCTCGGCGGCCTGATCCTCACCGCGCTGTTCACGGCCGTGCCGATCGGGGACGGCCTCCGGCTCACCGTGTTCGGCCTCGCCGACTCGGTCGACCACACCCACGACGCGTGGCGGACGCTCGCGACGGTGTGCGTCACTCCCACCGCCGTGTGGGGACCCGCGATCATCGCTCTCGCGATCGCCTACCACCGCCGCCGCACCCGCGTCCGCGAGGCGTGAGCGGTCCGGGGCATCCGGGAAGCAGGGCCACCGGGACGGGCATCGGGCATCCGGGCGAGGGCCGTCGGGACGTCAGGGCTTGTCGCGGCCCTGGTCGTTCCTCGGCCCCTTTTCCGGTGAGCTCCCGTGTCCGTTGGCCTGCCCGTCCACGTGCCCGTTCCTCTGCCCGTTCTCCAGGCCGTTCTCCGGGCCGTTCTCGGGGCCCTTCTCCGGACCGTTCCCCAGCCCGTTCTCCGCTCCGTTCCCCGACCCGTTCTTCTCCCCGTGCTCCCCGCCCTTTCCCCGGCCCGGGTGCGTCGTCGGCCGTGTGGCCGGGCTCTGGGGCAGGGGCGCGGACGCCGCGCCGGGCGGGGTCGTCCCGCCGGCCCCCGGGGCGGTGCTCCCGCCGAGCGTGGGGGCGGGGGTCGTCGGGGCGGGCGCCGGCTCGTCGGCGAAGGGGCCGGTCAGGTCCACGGCGGCGAGGGCCGCCCCGCCCAGCGTCACGCTGGCGAGGGCCGCGGCGAGGGCCGTTCTCAGGGTGCGTCGGCGAAGCCGCCGCGCGGCGCCGGGAGTCCAGTCGTCGCGGCGGCGCGTCCGGCGCGTCCGGCCGTGGACGTGCAAGCCGGAGTCACGTGCGGCCCGGAAGGCAGCGCGGGCCCTCGCCTCGGCCTCACCAGCTGCTTCCCCGGTCGTCCCGCCGCCCGTCACGACCGCGCTCGTGGTGGCCGTGTCCGTCGCTTCCCGGTCGCCGCACAGCGCGGACCGCAGAGACTGTTCCAGGCCGTCGTACCGATGCTCGTCGGGCATCCCATCACCTCCCTGTTCCCCTGAGTTCACGCGCCAGCCGCTTCAATCCCCGGTGTGCGGCGGACCGTACCGCACCCGGGCGTTTGCCCAGGACCCGGGCGGCCGTCGGCCCGTCGAGGCCGACGACGACCCGGAGCAGCACGGCTTCGGCCTGCTCCCGCGGCAGGCCCATGACCAGCGCGAGGGCCTGCTCCGTGGAGAGGGCCTCCAGGACGTCCCCCGCCGTGTCGGCGGCGGCGGGCAGTTCGAGCACGTCCTGTTCGAGCAGGGTCGGCCGGGGACGGGACCGTACCCGCCGCAGATGGTCGAGTGCCCGATGCCGGGCTATGGTCGCGGTCCAGCCGCGGAAGCCCGCACCGTCGCCGCGGAACCGGCCGAGGTCGCGGGCGATCTCCAGCCAGGCCTCGGAGGCCACGTCCTCGGCGTCCTCGCCGACGATGCCCCTCAGGTAGCCGAGCAGCCCCGGACAGACGGTCCGGTACGCGTAGGCGAAGGCCTCCTCGTCGCCCTCCTGCGCCCGGGCGACGGCCGCGCCGAGTTCGGAATCGCGTGCCGTGGTGGGCGCGTGCCCCGTCCCCTCGTCCACCCGATCCTCTTCACGACCCGTACGTCCACGAACCTCCGGTTGCCCCGGCCTACCGGAATACAGTCATCCTGTCAGACCGTCAGCGCAGGCCCGCCGCCCGGCCGTCGGGGGCGCGGACCGGCCGTCTGCGGCTGCGCGGCGGCCGCCGCCCGTGCAGGGTGAGGAAGTACGTCTGGAGCGATTCCCGCGGTCCGATCTCGAAGCGGTTCACGGTCCGCCCGAGCGGATTCCACACCCGGCCGTCGGGCATGCGCGACCCGACGGGGTGGGCGAAGACGGACCGGAGCAGGTGTTCCGGTGGGATGTCGACCCAGACCGCCCCCGCCTCGCGCACCAGCACCTCGCCGACGTAGGCGCCGATGCCGATCAGCGGCCCGGCCACGTCCTCCCGCCCGGCGCCGCCCTGCCGGAGTCCGTCGATGAGCCGGTCGACGACGCGCAGGCTCGCCGCGGTGTAGTCCAGCGGAAGCCGGGCCCTGGCGGTGGCACGCCCCACGAACTCGCCCGCGTGACGCCCCATGTCGGCAGCGGACAGCGTCAGGTTCTCGCGGTCCATGCGTGATCACCCTTCCCCTTCGAAGCGGCGCGATTCGCCGGATGATCAAGCGGAAGCCGGTCCGGAAACATCACGGAGGAAGCGCGTGACGCTGATCACACGACGCCGGGCGGGGATTCCGGGCCGAGCTCCTACGGGGTGACCGGGCCTCGCTCGCGCGGGATCTTCTCCCCGGCCTCCACCGCGACGGGCAGCCGGTTCTCGGCCGGCGGCAGCGGGCAGGTCGCGAAGTCGGTGTACGCGCAGGGGAGATTGGTGGCGCGGTTGAAGTCGAGCACGACGTCGCCGTCGGGTCCGGGCGCGTCGACCCGCAGGTTGCGGTTGGCCGCGTACGTGGTGACGCCCGAGGTCGCGTCCGTGAAGAGCACCGTGAAGCCGCCGGGGGTGTGTCCGTTGAAGGCGGTCAGGCTCAGCTCCCGGCCGTCGAGCCGGAAGGTGATCCTGCCCGGGGCGTCGTAGACGTGCCGCAGGCCCTCGACGGAGGCGCCGACGGTGGTCGGTCGCGGCTCGGCGAAGGGGACGTAGCGGCCGGTGACGACCCAGCGGGGATCGGGGGCGTACGCGGGTGTTCCGGCGAACGCGGCCCGCAGGGGGTGGCCGGGATGCCTCGGCCGGACGATGTCGTGGCCGCCGCGCTTGGCGACCTCGATCACGGTGTCTCCCCAGACGGCGTCGACGCCGCCGCGCTCCGGGATGACGCCGAAGTCGTACCGTCCCCGGACGACGGTGCCGTCGACGACGAGTTCGGACTCCTCGTCGAGCTCGACGGTGACGCCGTCGGATCCGGTCGACCAGACCCCGGGGGCGTCGGGGAAACGCTGCGGCTCGTCGGTGAGCCAGTGCAGGCCGGTGATGGCGAGGAAGCCGTGCTCGGCGGCGAGCCGGGCGTCCTTGTCGCGGTGCCACTCCTCCCACTCGGCGGTGAAGGCCTTCACACCGGAGTCGGAGTCGGTGTCGACATCGATTGTGGGAACGGGGACGTTGCGGGCGGTCATGGGTCCTCCTGGTGTCGTCTGCGCATCGCGTGCGGGGCTTGTACCGGGAGGCCGCTCGCGCCCGCCCGTGCCGACGGGGCCGGAGGGGCCGCCGGAGGGTGACGCTCGGGGATGTGACAGGGGCACGGTGGTCGCGTCGCGGGCGACGGCCGACTGCCGGGACGAGGGCCTCGGGGTCAGCCGGAACAGGACGTGGTCGTGACGCGCACGTAGTCCACGTGTCGGCGCGTCACGAGCAGGGTCATACGGCCAGCAAAGCACAACTGCCGCGCCCCGGACCAGTGTTCCCAGGTTCTGGATCCCCGGTCCGGGGGCGCGGCGCGCCGGGTCTAACGGCCCTGGAGGGCCTTCACGTTGTCGCCGAACGTCCAGCCCTTCGACCCGTCCCAGTTCGCCGACCAGGTCATGAGGCCCTTGAGCGCCCCGCCGTAGTGGTTCCACGCCTGCGCCACCAGTGACGGCGCCATGTGGCCACCGCCCGCGCCCGGCTGGGCGGGGAGGCCGGGGACCTGCTTGTCGTACGGCACCCGGATGGTGGTGCCCTGGATCACCAGGCCCCGGTTCAGACAGTCGGTCTGCGCGACGAACCCGGCGACGGTGCCCGCCGCGTAGGAGTCGCCCGAGCAGCCGTACATGCTGCCGTTGTAGTACTGCATGTTGAGCCACCACAGGCGCCCGTTGTCGGCGTACTTCTTGACGATCGGCAGGTACGCGCCCCAGATCGACCCGTAGGCGACGCTGCCACCGGTGACGTACGCGGTCTCCGGCGCCATCGTCAGTCCGAACCCGGCGGGCATGCGGGCGAGGACGCCGTCGATGATGTGCACCAGGTTGGCCTGCGAGGCGGACAGCGTGCCGATGCTGCCGCTGCCGACCAGACCGGTCTCGATGTCGATGTCGATCCCGTCGAAGTTGTACGTCTTCAGGATGGGCACGATGGTCGCGATGAACCGGTCCGCGACGGCACGGGAGTTGAGGTCGATGCCCGCGGCGGCGCCGCCGATGGACATGAGGAGTGTCGCCCCCGCCGCCTTGGCGTTGCACATCTGCGCCGGGGTGGAGACCCGGACGGTGTTGTCCATGCCGTCCTCCCACAGCACCGTTCCGTCCGAACGGATCACGGGGAAGGCGGCGTTGATGACGTTGTAGCCGTGGGCCGCGAAGCGCGGGTCGTCGATGGGTGCCCAGCCGAAGGGCGGGTGGACGCCGTTGGCCGCCCCGTCCCAGTTCTCCCAGTAGCCCTGGAGCACCTTGCCGGCGGGCTTCTGCTTGAGGGCACAGGTGTCCGCGGCGGGGGCGGACGGGGCGGCCACGGCGGCGGGAGCCGCG is a window encoding:
- a CDS encoding chitinase, which translates into the protein MPAPRIARLLGAGLATLLAAATLAAPAAVAAPSAPAADTCALKQKPAGKVLQGYWENWDGAANGVHPPFGWAPIDDPRFAAHGYNVINAAFPVIRSDGTVLWEDGMDNTVRVSTPAQMCNAKAAGATLLMSIGGAAAGIDLNSRAVADRFIATIVPILKTYNFDGIDIDIETGLVGSGSIGTLSASQANLVHIIDGVLARMPAGFGLTMAPETAYVTGGSVAYGSIWGAYLPIVKKYADNGRLWWLNMQYYNGSMYGCSGDSYAAGTVAGFVAQTDCLNRGLVIQGTTIRVPYDKQVPGLPAQPGAGGGHMAPSLVAQAWNHYGGALKGLMTWSANWDGSKGWTFGDNVKALQGR